One genomic region from Magallana gigas chromosome 3, xbMagGiga1.1, whole genome shotgun sequence encodes:
- the LOC105346717 gene encoding lysosomal acid lipase/cholesteryl ester hydrolase isoform X2 codes for MQRIPHGRFATKATKGVVVIQHGLTGASDDFLINLIPGSLGFVLADAGYDVWLSNSRGNVYSMTHKKYNPSQDEFWDWSWQEMAEYDLPAVIHYVLNTTNATTVYYIGHSQGTMIANAQFSVDKDLASKIKLFISMAPIAKVTHVRGLLGFINPYVTQKEAELVLGKKAFDQNSTLTKWYADTFCTFLPAQYICNGLSSIVMGWDRTNLNWTRIPVFKAHSNEGASAKDIIHFLQGIKADKFQKYDYGPDGNMKRYNQTTPPEYHPQNMAVPVAMFYGDNDFLADRTDVQYLLDNLPNIVHQKELPNWNHVDFIIGKDAHQLLYTDILNIMSKYQ; via the exons ATGCAGCGAATCCCGCACGGTCGGTTTGCAACAAAAG CAACAAAGGGTGTGGTGGTGATCCAACACGGACTGACCGGGGCGTCCGACGACTTCCTAATCAATCTGATTCCCGGAAGTCTGGGCTTCGTGCTGGCAGACGCCGGATATGACGTCTGGCTGTCCAACAGCAGGGGCAACGTCTACTCAATGACACACAAAAAGTACAACCCCTCGCAAGACGAGTTTTGGGATTGGAG TTGGCAGGAAATGGCGGAATACGACCTTCCCGCCGTTATCCACTACGTCCTCAATACAACCAACGCGACAACGGTCTACTACATCGGTCACTCCCAGGGAACGATGATCGCTAACGCCCAGTTCAGCGTGGACAAAGACCTAGCCTCCAAGATCAAACTGTTCATATCCATGGCCCCGATCGCCAAAGTCACGCACGTTAGAGGGCTCCTTGGATTCATCAACCCGTACGTTACACAGAAA GAAGCAGAACTGGTGCTAGGAAAGAAAGCCTTTGATCAAAACTCCACCCTGACAAAATGGTATGCTGACACATTCTGTACTTTTTTGCCTGCACAGTATATATGTAACGGACTATCCTCCATTGTCATGGGCTGGGACAGAACAAATCTCAACTGG ACAAGAATCCCCGTGTTTAAGGCCCATTCAAATGAAGGGGCATCTGCCAAAGACATCATCCATTTCCTACAA GGTATCAAAGCTGATAAATTTCAGAAATACGACTATGGACCTGATGGTAACATGAAACGCTATAACCAG ACGACGCCTCCAGAATATCACCCACAAAACATGGCGGTCCCAGTGGCCATGTTCTATGGGGATAACGATTTCTTGGCGGACAGAACTGACGTGCAGTATCTACTGGACAATTTACCTAACATTGTTCATCAGAAGGAGCTCCCAAACTGGAATCATGTGGACTTTATCATTGGAAAAGACGCCCATCAACTTCTTTACACagacattttaaatatcatGTCCAAATACCAGTGA
- the LOC105346720 gene encoding uncharacterized protein codes for MVFLDGIFTLLMVVQVLEVQCTEFEYIDVKVQFNEAVADCEARGKILAIIDTPEKFNIVYDLLTNNGRFMPSAPVYIGLKYNTVNKQHEWLDGTPVTWVNWYINEPFSVETRHCVRLDLDSNLQYRTTDCTYQHNYVCSSEGGESSMVPTSSKKSSNDVMIVGLSVGFGVSAAVIALCCLMCYCCCSSRDQPKRPLIQYKCPSKPRAVVGNLSSVRNGKPPEHAVYYSKHSSGRNSNNTSRTGSSRIEDYDDEMDAAIIDTNDRRMSVYSGGTGDYQRSSASPRDPNDILHYI; via the exons ATGGTTTTTCTGGATGGAATTTTTACCCTTCTGATGGTGGTACAAGTTTTag AGGTCCAATGTACAGAATTTGAGTACATAGACGTCAAGGTTCAGTTTAATGAAGCCGTGGCAGACTGTGAAGCCCGAGGAAAGATCCTGGCCATCATAGATACACCGGAAAAATTCAACATCGTCTACGACCTACTGACGAACAATGGCAG GTTTATGCCCTCCGCCCCTGTTTACATCGGACTGAAATACAATACGGTGAACAAACAGCATGAGTGGCTGGACGGGACCCCTGTCACGTGGGTCAACTGGTACATCAACGAACCTTTCAGTGTGGAGACACGTCATTGCGTCAGACTTGATCTGGATTCGAACCTGCAATACCGCACCACTGACTGTACATATCAACACAACTACGTATGTTCGTCAGAGGGAG GGGAAAGTTCAATGGTTCCAACA AGCTCAAAGAAATCCTCAAACGATGTGATGATAGTTGGTTTATCGGTCGGGTTCGGTGTCTCAGCAGCCGTGATAGCGCTTTGTTGTCTGATGTGTTACTGCTGCTGCAgctcacgtgaccaaccaaagCGCCCTCTCATCCAGTATAAATGCCCGTCCAAACCCCGGGCTGTAGTTGGAAACCTTTCCAGCGTCCGTAATGGGAAGCCTCCAGAGCATGCTGTTTATTACAGTAAGCATTCGTCTGGTCGCAACAGCAATAACACTTCTCGCACTGGGAGCAGTCGGATAGAGGACTATGATGACGAAATGGACGCAGCCATTATAGACACAAACGACAGGCGCATGTCTGTGTACAGCGGGGGCACAGGTGACTATCAGAGGAGCAGTGCTTCTCCAAGGGACCCCAATGATATATTGCATTACATATAA
- the LOC105346738 gene encoding autotransporter adhesin BpaC produces the protein MMLSRQLLLICVLSTVVLHNFAVQGSSTTETPTEATSASSDSSTAAAAASSTASSDSTTAGGAATTIGGAATTAGGAATTTGGAATTTGGAATTTGGAATTTGGAATTTGGAATTTGGGCRYYSWWCHFYSWCCCYYSWCCCFNWKFNRIISTTR, from the exons ATGATGCTATCCCGGCAACTTTTACTCATCTGTGTCCTTTCTACAGTGGTACTGCATAACT TTGCTGTACAAGGTTCAAGTACTACTGAAACTCCAACCGAGGCAACTTCAGCGTCATCTGATAGCTCAACCGCTGCAGCCGCTGCTTCTTCAACTGCATCATCTGATAGTACAACGGCTGGTGGTGCAGCTACCACAATTGGTGGTGCCGCTACTACAGCTGGTGGTGCCGCTACCACAACTGGTGGTGCCGCTACCACAACTGGTGGTGCCGCTACCACAACTGGTGGTGCCGCTACCACAACTGGTGGTGCCGCTACCACAACTGGCGGTGCCGCTACCACAACTGGTGGTGGGTGTCGCTACTACAGCTGGTGGTGCCACTTCTACAGCTGGTGTTGCTGCTACTACAGCTGGTGTTGCTGCTTCAACTGGAAATTCAACCGGATCATCTCAACAACAAGGTAG
- the LOC105346717 gene encoding lysosomal acid lipase/cholesteryl ester hydrolase isoform X1 produces the protein MNATSLIVYNGFPAENHYVETKDGFILNMQRIPHGRFATKATKGVVVIQHGLTGASDDFLINLIPGSLGFVLADAGYDVWLSNSRGNVYSMTHKKYNPSQDEFWDWSWQEMAEYDLPAVIHYVLNTTNATTVYYIGHSQGTMIANAQFSVDKDLASKIKLFISMAPIAKVTHVRGLLGFINPYVTQKEAELVLGKKAFDQNSTLTKWYADTFCTFLPAQYICNGLSSIVMGWDRTNLNWTRIPVFKAHSNEGASAKDIIHFLQGIKADKFQKYDYGPDGNMKRYNQTTPPEYHPQNMAVPVAMFYGDNDFLADRTDVQYLLDNLPNIVHQKELPNWNHVDFIIGKDAHQLLYTDILNIMSKYQ, from the exons ATGAACGCA ACCAGTCTTATAGTTTATAACGGATTCCCCGCGGAAAATCACTACGTAGAAACAAAGGATGGATTCATACTGAACATGCAGCGAATCCCGCACGGTCGGTTTGCAACAAAAG CAACAAAGGGTGTGGTGGTGATCCAACACGGACTGACCGGGGCGTCCGACGACTTCCTAATCAATCTGATTCCCGGAAGTCTGGGCTTCGTGCTGGCAGACGCCGGATATGACGTCTGGCTGTCCAACAGCAGGGGCAACGTCTACTCAATGACACACAAAAAGTACAACCCCTCGCAAGACGAGTTTTGGGATTGGAG TTGGCAGGAAATGGCGGAATACGACCTTCCCGCCGTTATCCACTACGTCCTCAATACAACCAACGCGACAACGGTCTACTACATCGGTCACTCCCAGGGAACGATGATCGCTAACGCCCAGTTCAGCGTGGACAAAGACCTAGCCTCCAAGATCAAACTGTTCATATCCATGGCCCCGATCGCCAAAGTCACGCACGTTAGAGGGCTCCTTGGATTCATCAACCCGTACGTTACACAGAAA GAAGCAGAACTGGTGCTAGGAAAGAAAGCCTTTGATCAAAACTCCACCCTGACAAAATGGTATGCTGACACATTCTGTACTTTTTTGCCTGCACAGTATATATGTAACGGACTATCCTCCATTGTCATGGGCTGGGACAGAACAAATCTCAACTGG ACAAGAATCCCCGTGTTTAAGGCCCATTCAAATGAAGGGGCATCTGCCAAAGACATCATCCATTTCCTACAA GGTATCAAAGCTGATAAATTTCAGAAATACGACTATGGACCTGATGGTAACATGAAACGCTATAACCAG ACGACGCCTCCAGAATATCACCCACAAAACATGGCGGTCCCAGTGGCCATGTTCTATGGGGATAACGATTTCTTGGCGGACAGAACTGACGTGCAGTATCTACTGGACAATTTACCTAACATTGTTCATCAGAAGGAGCTCCCAAACTGGAATCATGTGGACTTTATCATTGGAAAAGACGCCCATCAACTTCTTTACACagacattttaaatatcatGTCCAAATACCAGTGA